TTTACCGGAAAATTCTGGCTTGGCGTCTGTCTGATCGTATTGTTCCTGATTATCAATACGCTGCGGGAGTTTCTGGAGCCGAAGCTGATTGGCGACCGCATGGGGATTTATCCGATTGCGATGGTAGCCGCCGTCTATGTCGGAATCTGCGTGTACGGCGTTGCCGGGGTGGTGCTTGGTCCCATCAGTCTGATGCTGATAATTGAGATATTCCGGGAAATGCGGGAAGAAAAAGATATGAAATAAAACCGTAAACGAAGGATACCGCCGGAAGCCGGGGAGGTATCGCGAAAATGGCAGATAGACGAAAATGATGATATGCACAATTTTCAGACGAAGAAGCGAAATTATCCGGAGGATTTTTGAAACTTAACTGGACATTTTGCTTAAAATGCATTAGAATGAGAACCAAATGAAAGGGAGGAGCGTGTATGAATTTTAAGAAAGATGTATACCGGAACATCGCAATGATCACCCAGATAGGCATCAGCATGCTTGCCCCTGTTATTTTATGCGTCTTTATAGGGACACAGCTTGATGAGCATTTCGGCTGGAACACGGTGCTGCCGCTTCTGATTCTGGGGATTCTGGCAGGCTGCCGCAATACCTGGATGCTGATGCAGGAAATGATACCGAAGGATAAAAAATCCGGAAAGAGGGATAGAGGCGATGGAGCGGATTAAGCGTTTTTGTAAAAACTTACATCCGACGCTGAAGGAGCTGCTCTGCGGGATATTTCTGTGGGGACTGCTGCTTGCTCTGGTGCTTGTCTGGTTTTCGGATTCGAAGCCGGCGTTTCTGCTCAGTCTCTTTGCGGGTGTCCTTGCAGCCGCAGGCATGGCGTTCCACATGTGTCATTTTATCGAGGATTCCCTGGAGCTTACGCAGGAGGATGCCTCCAGACACATGAAAAAAGGCACTGTTCTGCGCATAGCGGCGGCAATGGTGCTGGCGGTGCTGGTATGGCTGCTCGACGGGGATATCGTCGCGGTATTTCTCGGACTGCTTACGCTGAAGCTGGGGGCTTACACACAGCCACTGATACACAGGCTCACCGGCAGGGCGAAAAAAGCATAATGGCGCATGATTAATTACAGAAAGAAGGTGAGAAGGTGGAAAGTGCTGGTTTTAGCGGAGGATTCCTGCTGTCGGGAGGAAACGATGTAGACTTTATGGTACATGGTCTCATCAAATACGAGCTGTTCGGTCAGGAACTCTGGATTACCACGACCCATGTCAGCGTCCTCATTGTGATGGCGGCGCTTCTGATTTTTGCCATTGCGGCAAACCGCAGAATGAAGCGTGCCGAGGAGATTCCGGGAGGCTTTCAGAATGTGGTGGAGCTGATCGTGGAAATGCTGGACAAGATGGTTGAGGGCAGTATGGGCAAATATGCCGGGAAATTTGTCAATTACATCAGTGCCCTGTTTTTGTTTATCTTTGTCAGCAACATATCCGGTCTTTTCGGACTGCGACCGCCCACTGCGGATTACGGCGTTACATTGCCGCTCGGTCTGATTACGTTTGGGATTATCCAGTACAACAATATCAAGTACAATAAGGCCGGGGCTTTTACAGGGCTGTTTCAGCCGCTGCCGCTTTTGTTCCCAATCAATCTGATTGGTGAAATCGCAGTACCGTTTTCACTGTCCCTGCGTCTTTTCGGCAACATCCTGTCGGGTACGGTTATGATGTCCCTGATCTATCAGTTGCTCACAAAATTCGCAGTTGGCTGGCCGGGCATTCTGCATATTTATTTTGATGTGTTCTCCGGAGCAATCCAGACATACGTATTCTGTATGCTGACGATGGTATTTACCAGAGACAAGATGCCGGGAGAAGATTAAAGGAAAAAATTTAAACAGGAGGAATAAAAAATGATTACAAACGAAGGTTTAATTTTAGCGTGTTCTGCAATCGGGGCAGGTCTGGCAATGATAGCCGGTGTTGGTCCTGGTATCGGACAGGGTATCGCAGCAGGTTACGGTGCAAACGCCGTTGGAAGAAATCCGGGCGCAAAATCCGACATTACCTCCACGATGCTTCTTGGACAGGCTGTTGCCGAGACGACCGGTCTGTACGGTCTTGCAATCGCGTTCATTCTGCTGTTCGCAAACCCGCTGCTGGGCAAACTGTGATGCCAGGGGCAAAGGTCAGAAACCACGTCGTGCCTGCACGAAGGTGGTTGAATGACTCTGGGACCCGCTAAAATATCACAATATATAAAAGCAGGCAGAATTAAAGAAAAACGCTGCCGCAGTTCCGCGAGGTGTTTCGACCGGAAGGGAGAAACCTGAGATATGTGGCGCCGGACGAGGTCCGTGTGCATCGCGAAGCGGTTCTGCGAGCGCAGCGAGCAGAAAGGAGGCGAAACCGTGGAAAGGTTATTTAATCTGGATCCGCAGCTTCTGGCGGATACCGTGCTTCTGATGCTTGCCATGCTGGTAATGTACACGCTTCTGTCCTATCTGCTTTTCAATCCGGCAAGGGATTTCCTGAAAAAGCGGCAGGAGAGAATCAAAAATGACATTGATACAGCGCAGGCGGACAAGGAGCAGGCAAAGCTGCTGAAGGAAGACTACGATGCCAGAATTAAAAATATCAACAAAGAAGCAGACGAGATTTTAAGTCAGGCGAGACAGAAGGCCCTGCAGAACGCGGAGGACATCAAGGCGCAGGCAAATGAAGAGGCGGCGCGCATCATCGCGCGGGCGCAGGCGCAGATCGAGCTTGATAAAAAGAAGGCTGCGGACGATATGAAGAAAGAAATGATTTCCATTGCTTCGCTCATGGCAGGGAAAGTGGTTGCTGCATCCATCAATACGGAGGTGCAGGAATCCCTCATGGAAGAAACCTTAAAGGAAATAGGTGATGATACATGGCAAAGTTAGTATCCAAAACATATGGCGATGCCCTGTTCGACCTTTCCGTAGAGGAAAACAGTGTGGATGCCATGATGCAGGAGGTGCTTGCCGTCCGGGAAGCATTGGCGGAAAATCCGGATCTGGCACAGGTTCTGCGTAATCCGGACATCGGAAAAGAAGAAAAGCTGAACCTGGTGGAAAAGGTATTTAAAGGCCGCGTCAGCGACAATCTGACAGGCTTTCTGCGCATCGTTGTCGACAAACAGCGATACGGCGAGCTGGATGCCATATTGGATTATTTCGTGGCAAGAGTAAAGGAATACAAAAAAATCGGCATGGCACATGTCACCTCGCCGATGGAGCTTTCCGAAGAATGGAAAGCGCGGATCAAAGAAAAGCTGCTGGCGACGACCGGCTATGTGGAAATGGAAATGACCTATGCCGTCGACCCTGGATTGATCGGCGGGCTGGTTATCCGCATCGGCGATACCGTGGTGGACAGCAGCGTCCGCAGCAGGCTGGCAGACGTTGTCCGCAGGCTGCAGAGAACGTCACTGGAACCGCAGAAGGAAATGCGGGAATAAGATAGAAAGGACACAAACCTCATGAATTTAAGACCAGAGGAAATCAGTTCTGTAATTAAGGACGAGATAAAAAAATATTCCTCCAAAATGTCTGTTTCAAATGTGGGAACGGTCATGCAGGTGTCGGACGGGATTGCCCGTATTCATGGTCTTGAGAGCGCAATGCAGGGCGAGCTGCTGGAATTTCCGGGAGAAGTCGAGGGCATGGTGCTCAACCTGGAAGAGGACAATGTCGGCGCCGTACTGCTCAGCGATGCGACCAGCATCAGCGAGGGCGATACGGTAAAGACGACCGGACGGGTGGTTTCCGTGCCGGTCGGCGATGGTATGCTCGGCAGAGTTGTCAACGCGCTTGGTCACCCGATTGACGGAAAGGGGCCCATCCCTTCCGACAAGACAAGGGAAATTGAGCGTGTGGCTCCCGGCGTTATCACCAGAAAATCCGTAGACACGCCGCTGCAGACGGGTATCAAGGCGATCGACTCGATGGTGCCCATCGGACGCGGACAGCGTGAGCTGATTATCGGAGACAGACAGACTGGAAAGACTGCCATTGCGATTGATACGATCATCAATCAGAAAGGGCAGGGCGTAAAATGTATTTATGTGGCAATCGGACAGAAATCTTCTACCGTTGCCAATATTGTAAAAACTTTGGAAGAATACGGGGCGATGGATTATACGACCGTGGTTGCTTCCACTGCCAGCGAGCTTGCGCCGCTGCAGTATATTGCACCGTACAGCGGCTGCGCGATCGGTGAGGAATGGATGGAGAACGGCGACGACGTGCTGATCATCTATGATGATTTATCTAAGCATGCGGCGGCTTACCGTACGCTGTCCCTGCTGCTGAGGCGTCCGCCAGGCCGTGAGGCATATCCGGGAGACGTTTTCTACCTGCACTCCAGACTGCTGGAGCGTGCGGCGAAGCTCTCGGACGAGCTGGGCGGCGGTTCCCTGACAGCGCTCCCGATTATCGAGACGCAGGCGGGCGACGTATCCGCATACATTCCGACAAACGTTATCTCCATCACGGACGGTCAGATCTATCTGGAGACCGAAATGTTCAATTCCGGCTTCCGTCCGGCGGTAAACGCGGGTCTTTCCGTATCCCGTGTAGGCGGCGCGGCGCAGATCAAGGCAATGAAGAAGATTGCGGCGCCTATCCGTGTCGAGCTGGCACAGTACCGCGAGCTGGCGGCGTTCTCACAGTTCGGTTCCGAGCTGGATGCCGACACCAAGGAAAAGCTGGCACAGGGCGAGCGTCTGAAAGAAATTCTGAAGCAGACGCAGTATCATCCGATGCCGGTTGCGGAGCAGGTTATGATTATTTATGCCGCCACCAGAAAGTATCTGCTGGATATTGCGGTGGAGGATATTCTGCCTTTCCAGGATGCGCTGTTTGAACTGGTGCATACCAAGTATCCGGAAATACCGAAGGCGATCAACGAAACGAAGGAGCTTCCGGAGGAGACGGAGAAGCTGCTGGTGCAGGCAATCGGAGAGTGCAAGGAAAATTTTAAAAAGTAAGGGGTGATACCAAATGGCTTCCATGAGAGACATACAGAGGCGTAAAAGCAGTGTATCGAGCATCGGACAGATTACAAAAGCCATGAAGCTGGTATCTACCGTAAAACTGCAGAAGACGAAGCAGCGTGCGGAGCAGGCAAAACCATATTTCGACAAGATGTACCGCACGGTTGCGCATATCCTGTCACATTCCGGACAGATACAGCATCCTTACCTGCAGGGCGGGGAGAGTAAGAAGAAATGCATCATCACCATTACCTCCAACCGTGGACTTGCGGGCGGCTACAATTCCGGCGTGGAAAAGCTTATCACCGGAAGCGGCTTTGCAAAAGAGGATGTGGAGCTGATTACCATCGGAAGAAAGGGCAGGGAGTTCCTGGAGCGGAGAGGCTATACGATTCGCGCCGACTACAGCGATGTCATGAACAACCCGATGTACTCGGATGCGCATGAAATCAGCGAGGCGGTGCTGAAAGCGTTCACGGACGGCGAGATCGGTGAGATTTATGTGGCGTACACGGCTTTTAAAAATACAGTCGTGCATGTTCCGACGCTTATGAAGCTGCTTCCTGTGAAGTTTACCGACGAGGAGCTGGAGGCGGGCACCGAAAAGACCCGCCAGCGCGAGGCGGATATGAATACGCCGATGAATTACGAGCCGGCGGAGGAGCAGTCGCTGGATATCATCATTCCGAAATATGTGACCAGCATTCTGTTCGGCTCGCTGATCGAGGCGGCAGCCAGCGAAAACGGAGCCAGAATGCAGGCGATGGATTCGGCGACCAGCAATGCGGAGGAAATGATAGAAAGCCTGTCTCTGCAGTATAACCGGGCGCGTCAGAGCTCGATTACGCAGGAATTGACAGAGATTATTGCCGGTGCGGAAGCAATCAGCTAGGCACCTGGCGGATAAGGAGTGAGAGAAAAAGAATGTCAGAACAAGTAAAAGGCAAAATCACTCAGATTATCGGTGCGGTACTTGACATTAAGTTTCCGGAGGGCAAGCTTCCGGGTATATACGACGCTATCCATATCCCGACGGCGGACGGCAAAACACTGGTGGTGGAGGTTGCCCAGCATCTGGGCGACGACACCGTAAAGTGTATCGCTATGGGACCGACGGACGGTCTGGTGCGCGGAATGGAGGCAATCTCCACGGGAGCGCCGATTATGGTGCCGGTAGGAGAAAAGACCCTCGGACGCATCTTTAATGTGATTGGTGAGCCGATTGACAATAAGGAAGCGCCGAAGGACGTGCAGTATCTGCCTATCCACAGGGACGCGCCGGATTTTGAGGAGCAGGCTACCTCAACAGAAATGCTGGAGACCGGCATCAAGGTGGTCGACCTGCTCTGCCCCTACCAGAAGGGTGGAAAGACCGGTCTGTTCGGTGGCGCTGGAGTGGGAAAAACGGTCCTGATTCAGGAGCTTATCCGGAACATCGCGACCGAGCACGGCGGCTACTCCGTATTTACCGGTGTAGGCGAGCGTACCCGTGAGGGAAACGATCTGTACCACGAAATGTCTGAGTCGGGCGTTATTAATAAAACCACGATGGTATTCGGGCAGATGAACGAGCCGCCCGGAGCCAGAATGCGTGTGGGACTTACAGGTCTTACAATGGCGGAGTATTTCCGTGATGAGGGCGGCAAGGACGTGCTGCTGTTCATCGATAATATTTTCCGTTTCACACAGGCAGGCTCCGAGGTGTCCGCACTTCTTGGTCGTATGCCTTCCGCCGTTGGCTACCAGCCGACGCTGCAGACGGAAATGGGCGCTCTGCAGGAGCGTATTACATCTACAAAGCATGGTTCCATCACCTCCGTTCAGGCGGTTTACGTGCCTGCGGATGACCTGACGGACCCGGCTCCGGCGACGACCTTCGCACATCTGGATGCGACCACCGTATTATCGCGTTCCATCGTGGAGCTCGGTATTTATCCGGCGGTAGACCCGCTGGAATCCACGTCCCGTATCCTCGACCCGCGCATCGTGGGTGAGGAGCATTACAAGGTGGCGCGCGGCGTGCAGGAGATTCTGCAGAAGTATAAGGAGCTGCAGGATATCATCGCGATCCTTGGTATGGATGAGCTTTCCGAGGATGAAAAGCTGATTGTCAGCCGTGCGAGAAAAATCCAGAGATTTTTGTCACAGCCGTTCTATGTTGCACAGCAGTTCACCGGAACAGAGGGACGTTATGTGCCGATTGCCGAGACCATCCGTGGTTTCCGTGAGATTCTGGAAGGGAAGCATGACGACATACCGGAGAGTATGTTCCTCAATGCCGGTACGATTGACGATGTTCTTGCCCGTGTGAAGTAGGTGAGCGTATGGCAGATGATAAATTGTTTCAACTGAATATCATTTCACCGGAGCGCATTTTCTATGAGGGAAAGGCGGTTATGGTGGAGCTGACGACCAGTGAGGGAGAGGTGGGTATTTACAAAAACCATATCCCGATGACGCTGCTGATCGTTCCGGGCATTGTCACCATCACGGAGGAGGACGGCAGCAAGAGGCTCGCCGCCATTCACAGTGGTTTCATGGAGGTGCTTCCGGATAAGGTCACCATTATGGCGGAGGTGGCAGAGTGGCCGGAGGAAATCGATGTCAACCGGGCGAAGGAAGCGCAGGTCCGCGCGGAGCGCCGCCTGCAGAGAAAAGACCCGATGCTCAACCTCAACCGCGCCGAAATGGCGCTGCGCAAAGCGCTTGTGCGTCAGGAGCTGGCGGACACCGTGAAAAATACAAAATAAAAATACAGTACAGGAATTTAAGGAGGCGGGATAACCGTCTCCTTTTTGCAATGCATACGACAAAAACGTCCGGTGGATGTTTAGTTGCCGTGCATCCGGAGGGCAGTTTTTTAGATATTTTGTGTTGATATTTCAATAGACAGCCCTGGGGATTTTTGCTAAGATAAGTAAAAATCGACATTATAGCAGTTGAGCAGGAGGTGTTTCTTTATGAAGCTTTATGTAGATGTAAATGCAAAATGTGATGGAAACGGAACCGCCGGGATGCCGTTCCGCCGCATCAATGATGCCGCGAGGGTTGCGCAGCCGGGGGATGAGGTGCTGGTTGCGCCCGGCGTTTACCGCGAGTATGTCAACCCGGTTCATGGAGGAACGGAGGACGCGCGGATTACCTACCGCAGTACGGAGCCGCTTGGCGCAGTCATCACCGGCGCCGAGCAGGTGCAGAGCTGGGAAAAATATGAGGGCAATGTCTGGGTATGCCGCATCAGCAACAGCATTTTCGGCGGATACAATCCATATACGACCTTTGTATACGGCGACTGGTATTTTGCGAAGGCGGACAAACATACCGGCTGCGTATATCTGAACGACAGGGCGCTGTATGAGACGGAGAACCTTGAGGACTGCATAAAAGGCGAAGTCTATGAGTGCAGCTGGGTGCCGGAGGAATCGGTATATAAATGGTACACGCAGCAGGATGAAGAGAAGGACGAGACGATTATATACGCGAACTTCCAGGGCAGAAATCCGAATGAGGAAAATGTGGAGATTAATGTCAGACGGGAATGCTTCATGCCGGCGGAAACAGGCGTTGGGTACATAACCGTCAGCGGGTTTAACATTAACAAGGCGGCGACGACCTGGGCTCCTCCCGCCGCATTCCAGGACGGCATGATCGGTCCGCACTGGAGCCGGGGCTGGATTATCGAGGACTGCGATATTTCAAACAGCAAATGCGCCGGCATTTCCCTGGGAAAATATCTGGACCCCGATAACGAGCACTATTTTACCAACAAATATGTCAAGAGCCCGACGCAGATGGAGCGCGACGCCGTATGCCGCGGACAGTATCACGGCTGGCTGAAGGAGAACATTGGCGGTCACATTATCCGCCGCAACAATATCCATCACTGCGAGCAGGGCGGCATTATCGGCCGTATGGGCGGCGTGTTCAGCGTCATTGAGGATAACCATATTCATCACATCAATAACATGATGGAGCAGGGCGGCGCGGAGATCGCCGGCATTAAAATGCACGCGGCGATTGACGTGATTATGCGCCGCAATCATATTCATCACTGCACAATGGGCATCTGGTGCGACTGGGAGGCGCAGGGAACGCGCATCACGCAGAACCTCCTCCACGATAACCAGCGTCCGGAGTTCGCTAAAATTCTGAAGGGCGGCATGATGTCACAGGATATTTTTGTGGAGGTCGGTCACGGTCCGACACTGATCGACAACAATATTCTGCTCTCGGAGGTCAGCCTGCGCATGGCGACAGAGGGCGTTGCTATGGTGCATAATCTGATCTGCGGCGCGCTTACCTGCGTCGGCGACGGAACAGGCCCGCGCTATACGCCGTATCATATTCCGCACCGCACGGAGGTCATGGGCTTTATGACCATCCTTCACGGGGACGATCGGTTCTACAACAATATTTTCGTGCAGAAATGGCCGTCCGGGGATGTTATCATTCCGCACGACAGCGACGATGGAGCGGATGTGGAAAACCGCGCGGCGGGCACCTGGATGTTTGACGAATATCCGACCTACGCGGAATGGATTTCGCAGTTTGACTTCAGCAGACCGGCGGATATGAAAAAGCTGGAGCCCGCCCATGCGGGACATCTTCCGGTATGGACGGAAGGAAACGTATATCTGCGCGGCGCCAGGGCCTGCAAAAATGAGGTCGACGGTCTGGTGGCGGCAGAGGGAGGAGAGGATATCCGGGTAGAGCTGGTGGAAAAGGACGGCGCATATTATCTGGATACCAATCTGTACGATTTCCTGGAGGGCTTTACCGACAGGATGATTAACACGGAGGTGCTCGGACAGGCATTTGAGCCGGAGCAGAAATTTGAAAATCCGGACGGAACGCCGATTCAGTTCGACGCCGATTATTTTGGCACGCACCGGGGAATCCGTGTGATTCCGGGACCGTTTGCGGACGCGGAGGACGCGAAAAAGGGTTACTGTTCACTTTGTTCACAGTAACATTCGAACAATTTTTATAAAAAAAGAACCACGAAAAATAAAAACGTGGTTCTTTTTTTGCGCGCCGGGGAGAAAGAAAAGTGCGGCAGAAAAAACTGGAAAAAGCAGAGAAATCATCGGATATTTTAAGAGTACATCGAAAAGGGGAAATAATGTCGGGCGTATTGACTAATTCTGCGGAAGTAATTTCCTTTTTTAAAGACATTAACAACAAAAATAGCAATAAAACTAAAAAACAGAGCAACAATCGGATTGCGCAGGGGAAAAGAAAAAGTTATACTGAAGTCACCAAACAACGACGGGATGCCGGCGCCGGAGGGGCGGCGGTTTCCGCAGGCAGAAAGTCTGTCGGCCGGGAAAGGACAGACGAATTTTCAGAATGGAGGAAATTAAAATGAAAAAGAAATTAATCAGCATGTTACTGGCTTCTGCAATGGTGGCAGGCATGACAGCAGGTGTGGCTGCAGAGGACGCTGCGGCTGACTACAGCGGCGTAACGCTTACCTTCTGGTCTATGTGGAACTCCACAGAGCCGCAGGGACAGATCATCCAGGAGGCGGCGGACGCTTTCTCAGAGCAGACCGGAGCAACCATCAACATCGAGTGGAAGGGCCGCGATATCAATACGCTGATTCAGTCTTCTCTGGAGGCAGGCGAAAACATCGATATCTTTGAGGATGACTATTCCAGAATCTCAAAAATCTACAAGGATTACTGCTACGACCTCACAGAAATGGCAGAGGCGGCAGGCTATGCAGACCAGAGCTTTGCATGCTTCAACGAAGTGGCAACCGAGTGGGCGGGCTTCCTTCCGTGTATCACAGAGCAGCCTCAGGTTGGCGGCATTTTCTACAACAAGGACATCTTTGATGCATGCGGAATCACCGAGGTTCCGGCTACATGGGAAGATTTCCTTGCAGCATGCCAGACAATGGTAGATAACGGTTATCAGCCGCTGGCACTTGACAGTACATATGCAGACTTCACCTTCGCTTATCACCTTGACAGATATCTGGGTGAGGCTGGCGTTTCCGACCTGGCAGTAAACGGCGGATGGTCCGATAACGAAAGTGCTGTTAAGGCGGCACAGGATATTATTGATTTTATAAATGCAGGATATCTTGCAGACGGCGCTCCGGATGAATATCCGTCCAGCCAGAACAAGATTGGTCTGACAGGTCAGGTTGCAATGGTTGTATGCGCAAACTATGTATGCGCAGAGGTAAACAACAATACTGGTTCCGAGATTAACTGGGGCATGTTCAACTATCCGTCCGTAGAAGGCGGCGCAGACCCGTCCAACGCATATGCAGGCGCAAACTCTCTGGCAATCACTTCCTACAGTGAGAACCCGCAGGCGGCATTTGACTTCCTGATGTTCCTCACCAGCGGCGAGTATGACCAGAAGATGGCGGATACAGCAAGCCAGATTCCGGCAGATCCGAGCAACACAGCTCCGGCTATCATGGATGGAACCATTGAAGCGCTCAACGCAACAGAGAATCCGCTGTCCTGGAATATGGGTCTGAACGACAACTCCGACCTCAAGGCAGCTATCAAGGATGTTATCATCCAGCTTTACGAGGGCAAATTCGCAACAGGTGAAGAGTTCACCGCAGCGGTAGACGCTCTGTACTAAGAGGTATCACAGCCGGGGCATCTGTCCCCGGTATCCTGAAAAATAAAGAAATGATGCTGCGCTCTACGCATCATCCAAACGTAAAAAAGGCGGCGCTGACGTGGTGCCGCCTCTTTTTACCATCGCGCGGCGGATTGGAAGGGATTGCAGCAGGGCAGCCTGGCTGAACTGCTGTATATCCGAAGAAAGGCGGAATGGGAAGTTATGAAAAAAAATAAGACTATGATAGTCTGCTTTATCCTGCCCTGTGTGATTGCGCTGGTAGGTATGTTCTTATATCCGGTGGTACGTACCGTGATAATGAGCTTCTTCAGCGTGGGCAGTGTAACGGCGGACGTCTCGGAGTGGACTTTTAACGGCTTTGGTAACTATTTAAGAATTTTCAACAGCGCGACATGGCGTATCTCCATGTGGAACATGATACGTATCTGGTTTGTCGGCGGTATTCTGACACTGGCGCTTG
This is a stretch of genomic DNA from Marvinbryantia formatexigens DSM 14469. It encodes these proteins:
- a CDS encoding ABC transporter substrate-binding protein, with the protein product MKKKLISMLLASAMVAGMTAGVAAEDAAADYSGVTLTFWSMWNSTEPQGQIIQEAADAFSEQTGATINIEWKGRDINTLIQSSLEAGENIDIFEDDYSRISKIYKDYCYDLTEMAEAAGYADQSFACFNEVATEWAGFLPCITEQPQVGGIFYNKDIFDACGITEVPATWEDFLAACQTMVDNGYQPLALDSTYADFTFAYHLDRYLGEAGVSDLAVNGGWSDNESAVKAAQDIIDFINAGYLADGAPDEYPSSQNKIGLTGQVAMVVCANYVCAEVNNNTGSEINWGMFNYPSVEGGADPSNAYAGANSLAITSYSENPQAAFDFLMFLTSGEYDQKMADTASQIPADPSNTAPAIMDGTIEALNATENPLSWNMGLNDNSDLKAAIKDVIIQLYEGKFATGEEFTAAVDALY